A window from Methylocystis sp. MJC1 encodes these proteins:
- a CDS encoding glycosyltransferase: MVLTLLALAGLAAWLYLLIFNSGFWRLTEHDRRFAPEGAVVPEGAHVIAIVPARDEAEVIATSVASLLQQDFPGRFEIVLVDDESTDGTAGIARAKAAELGAAERLTILQSGGFSDGWTGKIAAMHRGFTYVHGLEKQPDFVLFCDADIAFSPPVLSRLVAGAAARGTVLSSLMVKLRCESAAEKWFVPAFVFFFQMLYPFRAVNDPKSKVAGAAGGVMLVRPEALAEAGGLPAIREALIDDCALGALMKGQGPIWLSLTDDVHSLRPYPRLADIEKMVTRSAYAQLDYSPLKLAGALLGMIVVYLAPPLLAIFGAPPAREIGLVAWMIMAQAYMPSLRFYGLSRARAFALPLIAACYTWFTAVSAWRHMRGRGGEWKGRFQAPA, from the coding sequence ATGGTTTTGACCCTCCTCGCTCTCGCCGGGCTCGCCGCCTGGCTCTATCTCCTGATTTTTAATTCGGGTTTCTGGCGGCTCACCGAGCACGACCGGAGATTCGCGCCAGAGGGCGCGGTTGTTCCCGAGGGCGCCCATGTCATCGCCATCGTCCCGGCGCGCGACGAGGCGGAGGTGATCGCGACCAGCGTCGCCTCTCTGCTGCAGCAGGATTTCCCGGGCCGTTTCGAGATCGTTCTGGTCGACGACGAGAGCACAGATGGCACGGCGGGCATCGCCCGGGCCAAGGCCGCCGAGCTTGGTGCCGCCGAGCGCCTGACCATCCTCCAATCAGGCGGCTTCTCGGACGGCTGGACCGGCAAGATCGCCGCCATGCACCGGGGCTTCACCTATGTGCACGGCCTCGAAAAGCAGCCTGACTTCGTGCTTTTCTGCGACGCCGACATCGCCTTCTCGCCGCCTGTCCTTTCCCGCCTCGTCGCCGGCGCGGCGGCCCGGGGGACGGTGCTGTCCTCGTTGATGGTGAAGCTGCGCTGCGAGAGCGCGGCCGAGAAATGGTTCGTCCCGGCCTTCGTCTTCTTCTTCCAGATGCTCTACCCCTTCCGCGCCGTGAACGACCCCAAGAGCAAGGTCGCGGGCGCGGCCGGCGGCGTGATGCTGGTGCGGCCCGAGGCTTTGGCCGAGGCGGGCGGCTTGCCAGCGATCCGCGAGGCGCTGATCGACGATTGCGCGCTCGGCGCGCTGATGAAGGGCCAGGGACCGATCTGGCTCAGTCTCACCGACGACGTCCACAGCCTGCGGCCTTACCCGCGTCTTGCGGACATCGAAAAAATGGTGACGCGCTCGGCCTATGCCCAGCTTGACTATTCGCCGCTCAAACTCGCCGGCGCGCTGCTCGGCATGATCGTCGTCTATCTTGCGCCGCCGTTGCTCGCCATCTTCGGCGCCCCGCCGGCGCGGGAGATCGGGCTCGTGGCCTGGATGATCATGGCGCAGGCTTATATGCCGAGCTTACGCTTCTACGGCCTGTCGCGGGCGCGCGCCTTCGCTTTGCCGTTAATCGCGGCGTGTTATACGTGGTTTACAGCCGTTTCGGCCTGGCGTCACATGCGCGGCCGCGGCGGCGAGTGGAAGGGTCGTTTCCAGGCGCCCGCCTGA
- a CDS encoding competence/damage-inducible protein A, producing MTEAGKGEAPATAAVLIIGDEILSGRTQDVNTRYIANYLAQIGVDLREARVVPDDEPEIVAALNALRARYTYVFTTGGIGPTHDDITADAVAKAFGVEVVEHPDAIALLRERFTEEELNSARRRMARVPEGAALVRNAASKAPGFWIDNVIVMAGVPVIMQSMMDTVGPLLRSGPPIQVETVEAGAIPEGTYALKLEAIAQAYEGVSIGSYPHFSSAGIRNQIVLRSREAASLELAARAVRAMLAELAL from the coding sequence ATGACAGAAGCCGGAAAAGGCGAAGCGCCCGCGACGGCGGCGGTTCTCATCATCGGCGATGAGATCCTGTCCGGCCGCACGCAGGATGTGAATACGCGCTATATCGCCAATTATCTGGCGCAGATCGGCGTCGATCTGCGCGAGGCGCGCGTGGTCCCGGATGACGAGCCGGAGATCGTCGCGGCACTCAACGCCCTGCGCGCGCGCTATACTTACGTTTTCACAACGGGCGGCATCGGCCCGACCCACGACGACATCACCGCCGACGCCGTGGCGAAAGCCTTCGGCGTAGAGGTTGTGGAACATCCAGACGCCATCGCTTTGCTGCGCGAGCGCTTTACCGAAGAAGAGCTCAATTCCGCCCGCCGCCGCATGGCGCGGGTTCCCGAAGGGGCGGCGCTGGTGCGGAACGCGGCTTCCAAGGCGCCCGGCTTCTGGATCGACAATGTAATCGTCATGGCCGGCGTGCCGGTCATCATGCAGTCGATGATGGACACGGTCGGGCCGCTGCTCAGGTCGGGCCCGCCCATCCAGGTTGAAACCGTAGAAGCGGGCGCGATCCCGGAGGGGACCTACGCATTGAAGCTCGAAGCAATCGCCCAGGCGTATGAGGGGGTGAGCATCGGCTCCTATCCCCATTTCTCCAGCGCCGGAATTCGTAACCAGATCGTGCTGCGCAGCCGCGAGGCCGCCAGCCTCGAGCTGGCGGCGCGGGCCGTACGCGCAATGCTTGCGGAGCTTGCGCTATGA
- a CDS encoding HIT family protein produces the protein MASAPCPFCYRASQPILCENDLAFAIQDKYPVRPLHSLILPKRHALDVFDTTLDERECMHRLADALRGKIMRADPSVAGFNFGSNIGAAAGQKIFHAHLHLIPRRAGDTPPPPARG, from the coding sequence ATGGCGAGCGCTCCCTGCCCATTCTGCTATCGAGCTTCGCAGCCGATTCTTTGCGAAAACGATCTCGCTTTCGCCATTCAAGACAAATATCCGGTTCGTCCGCTCCACAGCCTGATCTTGCCGAAGCGGCACGCTCTCGATGTCTTCGACACGACGCTGGACGAGCGTGAGTGCATGCATCGTCTTGCCGACGCGTTGCGCGGCAAGATCATGCGCGCCGACCCCAGTGTCGCCGGCTTCAATTTCGGCTCGAATATTGGCGCGGCGGCGGGGCAGAAAATCTTCCACGCCCATTTACATCTCATTCCGCGCAGAGCCGGCGATACGCCGCCGCCTCCTGCTCGGGGGTGA
- the gpt gene encoding xanthine phosphoribosyltransferase, whose protein sequence is MSPEKWMQTESGPEKIFPVSWDMFHRDVRALAWRLAAIGGFSAIVAVTRGGLVPAGIIARELGIRVIETICVASYHEETERDALEVLKPLTETILARPSEEVLVIDDLVDTGATAKAVREMLPKAHFATVYAKPQGLPMVDTFVTEVSQDTWIYFPWDTGLSFQAPIHKPARGR, encoded by the coding sequence ATGAGTCCGGAAAAATGGATGCAGACGGAGAGCGGCCCTGAAAAAATCTTTCCGGTCTCCTGGGACATGTTCCACAGGGACGTCCGCGCGCTCGCCTGGCGGCTTGCGGCAATCGGCGGTTTCTCGGCGATCGTCGCGGTGACCCGCGGCGGGCTGGTGCCGGCCGGCATCATCGCACGCGAATTAGGGATTCGCGTCATCGAGACCATTTGCGTCGCCAGCTATCACGAGGAGACCGAGCGCGATGCGCTCGAGGTCTTGAAACCGCTCACGGAAACCATTCTGGCGCGCCCGAGCGAGGAGGTGCTCGTCATCGACGATCTCGTCGACACCGGGGCGACCGCCAAGGCCGTGCGCGAAATGCTCCCCAAAGCGCATTTCGCCACCGTCTACGCCAAGCCGCAGGGCCTGCCGATGGTGGACACTTTCGTCACCGAAGTCTCGCAGGACACATGGATTTATTTTCCCTGGGACACGGGGCTCTCCTTCCAGGCGCCGATCCACAAGCCGGCGCGGGGGCGGTGA
- a CDS encoding ChaB family protein → MPYRTNDDLPENLQRLLPPHAQDIFREAFNHAFADHEGDPRQEEAAHRIAWAAVKRSYVKTEEGWRRRED, encoded by the coding sequence TTGCCTTATCGGACGAATGACGATCTGCCCGAAAACCTTCAGCGGCTTCTGCCGCCGCATGCGCAGGATATTTTCCGCGAGGCCTTCAACCATGCTTTCGCCGATCACGAAGGCGATCCCCGTCAGGAGGAGGCGGCCCACAGGATCGCCTGGGCGGCCGTGAAGCGCAGCTATGTGAAGACGGAAGAAGGCTGGCGGCGGCGGGAGGATTGA
- a CDS encoding MipA/OmpV family protein, giving the protein MSKLLGKFCLAALVVASSAKAENLADPKPVSGWIVTVSAHGGFSQTWEGSKNLSPFLLPGLSMRRPGASVGFAAPDEAPGFALYDNGFLKAGVSGRLRGPRRQSSWGELHGVHDIDWTIEAGGFAEFWTFQKLRARAELRHGFLGHHGTIAELYLDWVEQHGAWTFSIGPRMTIGDHAYLNKLFGVTWLDALGNGSVAPYSAAWGVKSIGAMAAVKYDWSQDWSTTAFVRYNRLAGSAAASPLVKNLGSPDQWMLGLSVSYSFYVDVF; this is encoded by the coding sequence ATGTCAAAATTACTTGGAAAATTCTGTCTGGCGGCCCTTGTTGTCGCGTCCTCTGCAAAAGCTGAAAATCTCGCCGATCCGAAGCCGGTCTCGGGTTGGATCGTCACCGTGAGCGCGCATGGCGGATTCTCGCAGACATGGGAGGGATCGAAAAACCTGTCGCCTTTCCTCCTGCCGGGCTTGTCGATGCGGCGGCCCGGCGCGTCGGTTGGCTTTGCCGCCCCGGACGAAGCGCCCGGCTTTGCGCTTTATGACAACGGCTTTTTGAAAGCGGGCGTTTCCGGCCGGCTGCGCGGCCCGCGCCGACAGTCCTCATGGGGCGAGCTCCATGGCGTCCACGACATCGACTGGACGATCGAAGCGGGCGGCTTCGCGGAGTTCTGGACCTTCCAGAAGCTGCGCGCGCGGGCCGAGCTGCGGCATGGCTTCCTCGGCCATCACGGCACGATTGCCGAGCTTTATCTCGATTGGGTGGAACAGCACGGGGCCTGGACCTTTTCCATCGGTCCGCGCATGACGATCGGCGATCACGCTTACCTGAACAAGCTCTTCGGCGTCACCTGGCTGGATGCGCTCGGCAATGGCTCCGTAGCGCCCTATTCGGCGGCGTGGGGCGTGAAATCCATCGGCGCCATGGCCGCCGTTAAATATGACTGGTCGCAGGATTGGTCGACGACGGCCTTTGTTCGCTACAACCGTCTTGCGGGGAGCGCCGCCGCCAGCCCATTGGTCAAGAATCTGGGATCGCCCGATCAATGGATGCTCGGCCTGAGCGTCTCCTACAGCTTCTATGTGGATGTCTTTTAA
- the pyrF gene encoding orotidine-5'-phosphate decarboxylase: MPKEAARDRLIVALDFETVEDARALIATLGETVSFYKIGMELAYGGGLALAHELKDAGKRVFIDLKLHDIGATVERATRQIARMGVDFLTIHAYPQTMAAARAGADDLELLAVTALTSYDDADLKEAGYAYGVADLVARRAGQAKAAGVDGLILSPLELATIRPLVGPDMLLVTPGVRPAGADVGDQKRITTPAQAIAGSANHLVVGRPIIRAADPRAAAQAIVVEIEGA, translated from the coding sequence GTGCCGAAGGAAGCCGCCAGAGACCGCCTCATCGTCGCCCTCGACTTCGAAACCGTCGAGGATGCGCGCGCCCTGATCGCGACGCTCGGCGAGACTGTCTCTTTCTACAAGATCGGCATGGAGCTCGCCTATGGCGGCGGGCTGGCGCTGGCGCATGAGCTCAAGGACGCCGGCAAGCGCGTCTTCATCGATCTGAAGCTCCATGATATCGGCGCCACCGTCGAGCGCGCAACGCGGCAGATCGCGCGCATGGGCGTGGATTTCCTGACCATCCACGCCTATCCGCAGACCATGGCGGCGGCGCGCGCGGGGGCGGACGATCTCGAGCTCCTCGCCGTGACGGCGCTGACCTCCTATGACGACGCCGATCTCAAGGAGGCGGGCTACGCCTATGGCGTCGCCGATCTCGTGGCCCGTCGCGCCGGGCAGGCCAAGGCCGCGGGGGTCGACGGGCTGATCCTCTCGCCCCTGGAGCTTGCGACGATACGGCCGCTCGTCGGTCCGGATATGCTGCTCGTCACCCCTGGCGTGCGTCCCGCCGGCGCCGATGTCGGCGACCAAAAGCGAATCACCACGCCCGCCCAGGCGATTGCGGGAAGCGCCAATCATCTCGTCGTCGGCCGGCCGATCATCCGCGCCGCTGACCCGCGCGCGGCGGCGCAAGCGATCGTGGTGGAGATCGAGGGCGCCTAA
- a CDS encoding helix-turn-helix domain-containing protein encodes MTTAPKPTASVVKMPTPPSSKEKEKRKLEDRFSRQVVGSYGFTQLPNLLLYAQARLKISPTQFNVLLHLVQHWWDADKAPHPKIETIARRMGKSERMVLRYLDGLEKAGLIKREHRYRGKQKQISSAYRLDGLRERLIELEPEFRKAKEFRDKRQKAAETAA; translated from the coding sequence ATGACGACAGCGCCAAAGCCCACAGCATCTGTTGTGAAGATGCCGACGCCTCCCTCCTCGAAAGAGAAGGAGAAGCGAAAACTCGAAGATCGTTTTAGCCGGCAGGTTGTCGGCTCCTATGGCTTCACTCAGCTACCGAACCTGCTGCTTTACGCACAGGCACGCTTGAAGATCTCGCCGACGCAGTTCAACGTCTTATTGCATCTCGTCCAGCATTGGTGGGATGCAGACAAGGCACCTCATCCAAAAATCGAGACAATCGCGCGGCGTATGGGCAAGAGCGAGCGCATGGTTTTGCGCTACCTCGACGGCCTCGAAAAGGCCGGTCTCATCAAGCGAGAGCACCGATACCGCGGCAAGCAAAAGCAGATTTCTAGCGCCTATCGGCTGGATGGCCTGCGAGAACGTCTCATCGAACTCGAACCGGAGTTCCGAAAAGCCAAGGAGTTTCGAGACAAACGGCAAAAGGCAGCCGAGACAGCCGCTTAA
- the hpnC gene encoding squalene synthase HpnC: protein MIDIADTSSGKTHRDENFPVASVLIAPRNRVPILAFYNFVRAADDISDHETLEPQQKLDLLDRLDAALMGKGPDEPVAARLREQCRERDLDPQHARDLITAFKRDVTYLRYRDWDDLMFYCRYSAMPVGRFVCDVHGEDPARVWDANDALCAALQVINHLQDCAKDYRERGRVYITAEALAAHGGAVEMLNEARAPAPFVAAIRELNEKTAGLLDQSRIFADLIDDTRLAMEVGAIQTLAERLVARLRVADPLCEKVHEGKLGFALAGAMGAAGTLIRRMSRPRRKTADATQ, encoded by the coding sequence ATGATCGACATTGCCGATACAAGCTCCGGCAAGACGCACCGCGACGAGAATTTTCCCGTCGCCTCGGTGCTCATCGCGCCGCGCAATCGCGTGCCGATCCTGGCGTTTTATAATTTCGTGCGCGCGGCGGACGACATCTCCGATCACGAGACGCTGGAGCCCCAGCAGAAGCTCGACCTGCTCGACCGCCTCGACGCCGCGCTGATGGGGAAGGGCCCGGACGAGCCCGTCGCCGCGAGGCTTCGTGAGCAATGCCGCGAGCGCGATCTCGATCCGCAGCACGCCCGCGACCTCATCACCGCCTTCAAGCGCGACGTCACTTATCTGCGCTATCGCGATTGGGACGACCTCATGTTCTACTGCCGCTATTCGGCGATGCCGGTCGGCCGCTTCGTCTGCGACGTGCATGGCGAAGACCCCGCCCGCGTCTGGGACGCCAATGACGCGCTTTGCGCCGCTTTGCAGGTGATCAACCATTTGCAGGATTGCGCGAAGGATTATCGGGAGCGCGGCCGCGTCTACATCACCGCCGAGGCGCTCGCCGCCCATGGCGGCGCGGTCGAGATGCTGAACGAGGCGCGCGCGCCCGCGCCGTTCGTCGCCGCCATCCGCGAACTCAACGAGAAGACAGCCGGGCTGCTCGATCAGTCGCGCATTTTCGCCGACCTCATCGACGACACGCGGCTCGCGATGGAAGTCGGCGCGATTCAAACGCTCGCCGAACGGCTCGTCGCGCGGTTGCGGGTCGCCGATCCGCTGTGCGAGAAGGTGCATGAAGGCAAGCTCGGCTTTGCGCTCGCGGGCGCGATGGGCGCAGCCGGGACCTTGATCCGGCGCATGTCACGCCCGCGCCGCAAAACGGCGGACGCCACCCAATGA
- a CDS encoding PadR family transcriptional regulator → MHAYTSASVVDDKETDRIKLLQHFEYEALLTVSQIGDDAYPAEISRRLTKQLGRQVSIAQVFGTLERLEDKGYVKSQESKPEPVRGGRRRRIFNIQASGTQALKVTAATFSRMSSATRIFENEYEEPSPT, encoded by the coding sequence ATGCATGCCTATACAAGTGCAAGCGTCGTAGACGATAAAGAGACAGACAGAATTAAACTTCTTCAACATTTTGAATATGAAGCACTTCTGACTGTCTCACAGATTGGAGATGATGCATATCCTGCAGAGATAAGTCGACGTCTAACGAAACAACTTGGTCGACAGGTCTCGATTGCACAAGTTTTCGGGACATTAGAGAGGCTCGAAGACAAGGGATATGTAAAATCTCAAGAAAGCAAACCAGAGCCTGTTCGTGGTGGTCGTCGCCGACGCATCTTCAACATCCAAGCGTCCGGCACACAGGCTTTGAAAGTAACGGCGGCGACCTTTAGCCGGATGTCTTCGGCAACGAGGATATTCGAGAATGAGTATGAAGAACCGTCACCCACGTAA
- a CDS encoding class I SAM-dependent methyltransferase encodes MQNAKASLADSARFIKQWIENPRLIGAVQPSGPALAKTMASFVDLSREGPIVELGPGTGPVTKALLARGIPAERLVLVEYESRFCHMLAERYPGVKIVQGDAYGLKKTLTDKIDGQVATVVSSLPLLVRPERDRVELLHQAFELMGDDGLFIQFTYGLAISPMPIHAHGLKGAYIGKGSAPVLLNIPPARVWRYRKAGHAGKP; translated from the coding sequence TTGCAGAACGCCAAAGCCTCGCTCGCCGACAGCGCCCGTTTCATCAAGCAATGGATCGAGAATCCGCGGCTCATCGGCGCCGTCCAGCCCTCGGGGCCGGCGCTCGCCAAAACCATGGCGAGCTTTGTCGATCTTTCCCGCGAGGGTCCGATCGTGGAGCTTGGACCGGGTACCGGCCCCGTCACCAAGGCGCTGCTGGCGCGCGGCATTCCCGCCGAGCGGCTGGTGCTGGTCGAATATGAGTCGCGCTTCTGCCATATGCTCGCCGAGCGCTATCCCGGCGTGAAGATCGTGCAGGGCGACGCCTATGGGCTGAAGAAGACGCTCACGGACAAGATCGACGGGCAGGTGGCGACGGTGGTCTCCAGCCTTCCGCTTCTCGTGCGCCCGGAACGCGACCGCGTCGAGTTGCTGCATCAGGCCTTCGAGCTGATGGGCGACGACGGATTGTTCATCCAGTTCACCTATGGCCTCGCCATCTCGCCGATGCCGATCCATGCGCATGGGCTCAAGGGCGCCTATATCGGAAAGGGATCGGCGCCCGTTCTGTTGAACATTCCCCCGGCCCGCGTCTGGCGCTATCGCAAGGCCGGTCACGCCGGGAAGCCCTAA
- the hpnD gene encoding presqualene diphosphate synthase HpnD, which produces MTMDSLNDIAPLKTQPIAVKSSFYLAMRVLEPARRDAMFAIYAFCRAVDDIADDEGDRSARREALDHWRYDLDELYAGRIRPRSAFLADPVRRYRLDRADFEAIIDGMAMDVEEDICAPDWETLELYCDRVASAVGRLSVRAFGLVEGDEAQLPTGPKLLAYHLGRALQLTNILRDLDEDAARGRLYLPREALDEAGVTTQAPHAALASPALDEVCAPVMHRAREHFEQADLVMAGLPKAAVKAPYLMAAGYRSILDGLTTRGFAPPRAPVRMSKFKLVGALVRHAFL; this is translated from the coding sequence ATGACCATGGACAGCTTGAACGATATCGCACCCTTGAAGACGCAGCCCATCGCGGTCAAAAGCTCCTTTTATCTCGCCATGCGCGTTCTGGAGCCGGCGCGTCGCGACGCCATGTTTGCGATCTACGCCTTCTGCCGCGCCGTGGACGACATTGCCGACGACGAAGGCGATCGCTCGGCGCGCCGCGAGGCGCTCGATCACTGGCGCTACGATCTCGATGAGCTTTATGCCGGCCGCATCCGCCCGCGCAGCGCCTTCCTCGCCGACCCTGTCCGTCGTTACCGGCTCGACCGCGCGGATTTCGAGGCGATCATCGACGGGATGGCGATGGATGTCGAAGAAGACATTTGCGCGCCCGATTGGGAGACGCTCGAGCTTTATTGCGACCGCGTCGCCAGCGCCGTGGGGCGGCTGTCGGTGCGCGCTTTCGGCCTTGTCGAGGGAGATGAAGCCCAATTGCCCACCGGGCCCAAGCTTCTCGCCTATCATCTCGGCCGCGCGTTGCAGCTCACCAATATTCTGCGCGACCTCGACGAGGACGCCGCACGCGGTCGGCTCTATCTTCCGCGCGAGGCGTTGGACGAGGCCGGCGTCACGACGCAGGCGCCGCACGCCGCGCTTGCGAGCCCGGCGCTCGACGAGGTCTGCGCGCCGGTGATGCATCGCGCGCGCGAACATTTCGAGCAGGCGGATCTCGTGATGGCGGGCCTGCCCAAAGCAGCGGTGAAGGCGCCTTATCTGATGGCCGCCGGCTATCGCTCCATCCTCGACGGCCTCACCACGCGCGGCTTTGCGCCGCCGCGCGCGCCCGTGCGCATGTCGAAGTTCAAGCTCGTCGGCGCTCTGGTTCGGCACGCCTTTCTGTGA
- a CDS encoding TadE/TadG family type IV pilus assembly protein: MNRAKRYFSRLAGSFRRSRSGSVAMIFALAAVPVIASIGAALDLASASMLKSRLQHAVDEGALVAARNASLTQAARQQLAQSSVMTNMGPSASGMSLTVAETEPSSGLYQVNGTLTVPTTIMRIMNISSTTVSAKATASLGTAGASSSTSVCLLALSTIASPGLLANSSVVINAPTCEIDVASTGWPAATFNGGDSFSVSKLCVAGTQILNNAGSIPALSTGCPVASDPFAGKLPAVSVGACAVSNQNYSGNVTLSPGVYCGGFNFNGSGTVTFNPGLYVFKGASWNMNSGWTMNGNGVTFYFADSSYMQINSGVTANLTAPTSGTYANILVYEPTGLPQSSFTINGQAGHSFQGLVYLPSRNITFNSMSNVTSDALTIVVNSVILDTLNWSLKSSAYSIAGAGASTGNAVPRLVN, encoded by the coding sequence ATGAATCGAGCGAAACGCTATTTTTCTCGCCTGGCTGGAAGCTTCAGACGGTCGCGTTCGGGCTCGGTCGCGATGATCTTCGCGCTGGCGGCCGTGCCGGTCATTGCCTCGATCGGCGCCGCCTTGGACCTCGCCTCGGCGTCCATGTTGAAGTCGCGTCTGCAACATGCGGTGGACGAGGGGGCTCTCGTGGCGGCGAGGAATGCGAGCCTCACGCAGGCCGCGCGCCAGCAGCTCGCTCAGTCGTCGGTCATGACGAATATGGGCCCCTCCGCGAGCGGCATGAGTTTGACGGTCGCTGAAACAGAGCCATCCTCTGGTCTCTATCAGGTCAATGGGACGCTCACCGTCCCGACGACAATCATGAGGATCATGAATATCAGCTCGACCACGGTCAGCGCGAAGGCCACCGCGAGTCTCGGGACAGCGGGGGCGTCGAGCTCGACCAGCGTTTGCCTTTTAGCGCTCAGCACCATCGCGAGCCCCGGATTGCTGGCGAATTCCAGTGTCGTCATAAACGCGCCGACCTGCGAGATCGACGTCGCCTCCACCGGCTGGCCCGCCGCCACCTTCAACGGCGGCGACAGCTTCTCCGTTTCCAAGCTCTGCGTCGCGGGCACGCAAATTCTCAACAACGCCGGATCGATCCCGGCGCTGAGCACGGGTTGCCCGGTTGCGTCCGACCCATTTGCGGGCAAGCTGCCGGCCGTTTCCGTCGGCGCCTGCGCCGTCAGCAATCAGAACTATTCGGGCAATGTGACGCTCAGCCCCGGCGTCTATTGCGGCGGATTCAATTTCAACGGCAGCGGAACGGTCACCTTCAATCCTGGCCTCTATGTGTTCAAAGGCGCCAGCTGGAACATGAACAGCGGCTGGACGATGAACGGCAATGGCGTGACCTTCTATTTCGCCGATTCGTCTTACATGCAGATCAACAGCGGGGTGACCGCGAATTTGACCGCCCCGACCTCGGGAACCTATGCAAATATCCTGGTGTACGAGCCCACCGGACTTCCGCAGTCGTCGTTCACCATTAATGGACAGGCGGGCCATAGCTTCCAGGGGCTCGTTTATCTGCCGAGCCGCAACATCACTTTCAACAGCATGTCCAACGTGACTTCCGACGCCCTGACGATCGTGGTCAACTCGGTCATACTGGATACGCTCAATTGGAGCTTAAAGAGCTCGGCCTATTCGATAGCAGGCGCCGGCGCCTCCACCGGCAACGCCGTGCCGCGCCTCGTCAATTGA
- a CDS encoding sugar-transfer associated ATP-grasp domain-containing protein, which produces MAFSFLSRKPKVEQPAQAASFDTAHERAQVPMAESLQRAAAMTGCSPMQLTREYSRLAFGPGKVTFEDYVKYRLFDDAWLAGADKADFVGARRNRDLVVEINYRHDWHGLLTNKLASQSYLAAYGLPTIAPLAIYAPGLAIASDRLLPSREALRGFLLDARHYPIFGKPVESFQSLGALALLGCDAANGELIAVGDKRLKIDEALDDIERHYAAGYLFQKMVKPHQGLIPKIGERLATVRVLTIATPEGPKAFRAGWKIPAAGNVADNFWRAGNMLAGLDFETGRLLHATTGVGFEMKDVTRHPDTGAELIGLQVPDWQKMKAVAVEGAKVLRHFGIVGWDIAATDDGPMIVEANETPDFSLVQIADRRGILCKEFNDLLARQQAADAAYVKRMKEMQARI; this is translated from the coding sequence GTGGCCTTTTCTTTTCTGTCTCGCAAACCGAAAGTCGAGCAGCCCGCGCAGGCCGCGAGCTTCGACACCGCGCATGAGCGCGCGCAGGTCCCGATGGCCGAGAGCCTGCAGCGCGCCGCCGCAATGACCGGCTGTTCGCCTATGCAATTGACGCGCGAATATTCGCGTCTCGCCTTCGGGCCGGGGAAGGTCACCTTCGAAGATTACGTGAAATACCGGCTCTTCGACGACGCCTGGCTGGCGGGGGCGGATAAGGCCGATTTCGTCGGCGCGCGGCGCAACCGCGATCTTGTGGTCGAGATCAACTACCGGCACGATTGGCACGGCCTGCTCACCAATAAGCTCGCGTCGCAGAGCTATCTCGCCGCTTACGGCCTGCCGACCATCGCCCCGCTGGCGATCTACGCGCCGGGTCTGGCGATTGCTTCCGACAGGCTCCTGCCGTCGCGCGAGGCGCTGCGCGGCTTCCTTCTGGACGCGCGCCATTATCCGATTTTCGGCAAGCCCGTCGAAAGCTTCCAGAGCCTCGGCGCGCTCGCTCTGCTCGGCTGCGACGCCGCGAACGGCGAGCTGATCGCTGTCGGCGACAAGCGCCTGAAGATCGATGAAGCGCTCGATGACATCGAGCGGCATTATGCGGCGGGCTATCTCTTCCAGAAGATGGTGAAGCCGCATCAGGGCCTCATCCCCAAAATCGGCGAGCGCCTCGCGACTGTGCGCGTGCTGACGATCGCGACGCCCGAGGGCCCGAAAGCGTTTCGCGCCGGCTGGAAAATCCCGGCCGCCGGCAATGTGGCGGATAATTTCTGGCGCGCGGGCAATATGCTCGCCGGTCTCGATTTCGAGACAGGCCGCTTGTTGCACGCGACGACTGGCGTCGGCTTCGAGATGAAGGACGTGACCCGCCATCCCGACACGGGCGCCGAGCTGATCGGCCTGCAGGTTCCCGACTGGCAAAAGATGAAGGCGGTCGCGGTCGAAGGCGCGAAGGTTTTGCGCCATTTCGGCATTGTCGGCTGGGATATCGCCGCGACTGACGATGGGCCGATGATTGTCGAAGCCAATGAGACGCCGGATTTCAGCCTCGTGCAGATTGCCGATCGGCGGGGGATATTGTGCAAGGAATTCAACGATCTCCTTGCGCGGCAGCAGGCGGCGGACGCGGCCTATGTAAAGCGCATGAAGGAGATGCAGGCGCGGATTTGA